A genome region from Oxyura jamaicensis isolate SHBP4307 breed ruddy duck chromosome 25, BPBGC_Ojam_1.0, whole genome shotgun sequence includes the following:
- the LOC118178319 gene encoding keratinocyte proline-rich protein-like, translated as MSLNQMQCKQEITLPPGLSKTIPKQSQEPVPCPEQVPCPQQQPEVQVPDPTPVVVVQCSEKTEPLQAPLVEPGKGEAPVVIIPECPPQEQQQQQQTKLPPTFPPVSHPEPISCSQEKSECKEMPEPTLVICPEPAPCPQEKQECKEIPVPVPVPSPDPAPCPQEKQECKEIPVPIPVQCPEPAPCPQEKQECKEIPVPVPDPAPCPQEKQECKEIPKPLPVQCSDPEPCPQVKQECKEIPVPTPCPQEEQDVKEIPVPVPVQCPEPAPCPQEKQECKEIPVPTPEPEQCSLPEKHPPIEQQQVKQPNQWPLMQK; from the coding sequence ATGTCTTTGAATCAGATGCAGTGCAAGCAGGAAATCACCCTCCCACCTGGCCTGAGCAAAACGATTCCAAAGCAAAGCCAAGAGCCGGTTCCATGCCCTGAGCAGGTCCCATGTCCACAGCAACAACCTGAAGTCCAAGTCCCAGACCCAACCCCTGTAGTTGTGGTACAGTgctcagagaaaacagagccaCTGCAAGCACCCTTGGTGGAACCAGGCAAGGGAGAAGCACCAGTGGTCATAATACCTGAGTGTCCAccccaggaacagcagcagcagcagcaaaccaaGCTACCACCAACTTTCCCTCCTGTATCACACCCTGAACCTATTTCATGCTCCCAAGAGAAATCAGAATGCAAAGAGATGCCAGAGCCCACCCTTGTTATCTGCCCTGAACCTGCACCGTGTCCCCAGGAGAAGCAGGAATGCAAAGAGATCCCCGTGCCGGTCCCTGTTCCAAGCCCTGACCCCGCTCCATGTCCCCAGGAGAAGCAGGAATGCAAGGAGATCCCTGTGCCAATCCCCGTTCAATGCCCTGAACCTGCACCATGCCCCCAAGAGAAGCAGGAATGCAAGGAGATCCCTGTGCCTGTCCCTGACCCTGCACCATGTCCCCAAGAGAAGCAGGAGTGCAAGGAGATCCCGAAGCCTCTCCCAGTTCAATGCTCTGACCCTGAACCATGTCCTCAGGTGAAGCAGGAGTGCAAAGAGATCCCGGTGCCaaccccatgtccccaggaggagcaggatgtCAAGGAGATCCCGGTGCCTGTCCCTGTTCAATGCCCTGAACCTGCACCTTGTCCCCAAGAGAAGCAGGAATGCAAGGAGATCCCAGTGCCGACCCCTGAGCCGGAGCAGTGCTCTCTTCCTGAGAAGCATCCTCCCATcgagcagcagcaggtgaagCAGCCCAACCAGTGGCCACTGATGCAGAAGTAA
- the LOC118178207 gene encoding keratin-associated protein 9-1-like, translated as MQPSYHFHACFQCPETHVHPCQSLTKMLCYQQQCFPPLCQEPIPVKCPPMYPARHPLVTSWQSAQCIPQYVTPCAPRQRFLSSSFSQQQCVTQCVPRQQYATKCVPQQQRVTQLIPPQPCAPRCVTTCVPQQQCIAPCMSQEPCMTKCVPQQQCTTKCTPQQCATKCVTTYATQQQCATKCIPQQQCATRCVTTCVPQQPFLTKGIPQQQCTTKCVPQQCVTTYSPHQQCATRCVTTCVPQQRATKCVSQRYVTTCAPQQCATKCVPQQCATRCVTTCVPQPCETKCVPEQQCVTKCVPQQCATKCVPQQCATKCAPQQCATKCVPQQCATKCVPQQCATXXXXPQQCATKCVPQQCATKCVPQQCTTKCVPQQQCATKCVPQQCATKCVPQQQCQSGGVKISSHSKKYCSASKWPW; from the exons ATGCAGCCCAGCTACCACTTCCATGCATGTTTTCAATGTCCAGAGACACACGTGCAT CCCTGCCAAAGCCTCACCAAGATGTTGTGCTACCAACAGCAGTGCTTCCCTCCTCTCTGCCAGGAACCCATCCCCGTTAAGTGCCCCCCCATGTACCCTGCCAGGCACCCGCTTGTGACCAGCTGGCAGTCGGCGCAGTGCATCCCGCAGTATGTGACCCCCTGCGCCCCCCGGCAGCGGTTTCTGTCCTCcagcttctcccagcagcagtgTGTGACCCAGTGTGTGCCACGGCAACAGTATGCAACCAAGTGCGTGCCGCAGCAACAGCGTGTGACCCAGCTGATCCCACCACAGCCGTGTGCACCTAGGTGTGTGACAACCTGTGTGCCGCAGCAGCAGTGTATCGCCCCGTGCATGTCGCAGGAGCCTTGCATGACCAAGTGTGTGCCGCAGCAGCAATGTACAACGAAGTGCACGCCTCAACAGTGTGCAACCAAGTGTGTGACCACCTATGCCACCCAGCAGCAGTGTGCGACCAAGTGCATCCCGCAGCAACAGTGTGCCACCAGGTGTGTGACCACGTGTGTGCCACAGCAGCCATTCCTGACCAAGGGcatcccccagcagcagtgTACGACCAAGTGCGTCCCGCAGCAGTGTGTGACCACCTACTCCCCACACCAGCAGTGTGCCACCAGGTGTGTGACCACGTGCGTGCCGCAGCAGCGTGCGACCAAGTGTGTCTCGCAGCGCTACGTGACCACTTGCGCCCCGCAGCAGTGTGCCACCAAGTGTGTCCCACAGCAGTGTGCCACCAGGTGCGTGACCACATGTGTGCCACAGCCGTGTGAGACCAAGTGTGTCCCAGAGCAGCAGTGTGTGACCAAGTGTGTCCCACAGCAATGTGCCACCAAGTGTGTCCCACAGCAGTGTGCCACCAAGTGTGCTCCTCAGCAGTGTGCCACCAAGTGTGTTCCACAGCAGTGTGCCACCAAGTGTGTCCCACAGCAGTGTGCCACCNNNNNNNNNNTTCCACAGCAGTGTGCCACCAAGTGTGTCCCACAGCAGTGTGCCACCAAGTGTGTTCCACAGCAGTGTACGACCAAGTGTGTTCCACAGCAGCAGTGTGCCACCAAGTGTGTCCCACAGCAGTGTGCCACCAAGTGTgtcccacagcagcagtgtCAGTCAGGTGGAGTAAAAATTTCGAGTCACTCTAAAAAGTACTGCTCTGCATCAAAATGGCCCTGGTAA
- the LOC118178273 gene encoding uncharacterized protein LOC118178273: protein MHYYGERYKHLYLPGSSYITESLQQCMPQPDACSTTCHPLSVIKSPMPRWQSYVQPFTYVCSQPTVTQSQLLSCQPYVQPCVLLCPEPCETTRLLPCRKPSVKLSTTQSFQPCENGHYEKKRVAKSLPPCAPRCPEPGKLRFPPCGIKYSASCKDERSSQKISRCSSQRYGTELRSLQGLTGGYSPPLRGVTECPPQKYVTQCFQQEYVSTFPHQKCTKGYPTQECITTYTSQQNGTKSLQQPQVPKCPPGTRIKESSSQQRVTKCSLLQEGVKHKSSSMQHISKSKCLHSCANQHSPRHHSGGVKRSSHPKKSRCASKWLW, encoded by the coding sequence ATGCACTATTATGGGGAGCGATATAAACACCTATACCTGCCGGGATCGAGCTACATCACTGAAAGCCTCCAGCAGTGCATGCCCCAGCCTGATGCATGCAGCACCACATGCCACCCACTGAGCGTGATCAAGAGCCCGATGCCCAGATGGCAAAGCTATGTGCAACCTTTCACTTACGTCTGCTCACAGCCGACTGTGACCCAGAGCCAGCTGCTGTCTTGCCAGCCCTATGTCCAGCCATGCGTCCTGCTGTGCCCTGAGCCCTGCGAGACCACTCGCCTGCTGCCTTGCAGGAAGCCCAGCGTGAAGCTGAGCACGACGCAGAGTTTCCAGCCCTGTGAGAATGGCCACTACGAGAAGAAGCGTGTGGCCAAGAGCCTCCCACCCTGTGCACCCAGGTGCCCAGAGCCAGGCAAGCTGAGGTTCCCACCATGTGGGATCAAATACTCGGCCTCCTGCAAGGATGAGCGTTCATCACAGAAGATATCCAGATGCTCGTCTCAGCGGTATGGCACGGAGCTCCGGTCCCTGCAGGGGTTGACCGGCGGCTATTCCCCACCGCTGCGGGGAGTCACTGAGTGTCCCCCGCAGAAGTACGTGACACAGTGCTTTCAGCAGGAATATGTGAGCACGTTCCCTCACCAGAAGTGCACGAAGGGGTACCCGACACAGGAGTGCATCACCACCTACACCTCGCAGCAGAATGGAACCAAGAGCTTGCAGCAGCCACAGGTGCCTAAGTGCCCCCCCGGCACCAGAATAAAGGAGAGCTCATCACAGCAACGCGTGACCAAGTGctcactgctgcaggagggggtcAAGCACAAGAGCTCATCCATGCAGCACATCAGCAAGTCCAAGTGCCTCCACTCGTGTGCCAACCAGCACTCGCCACGGCACCACTCAGGGGGGGTGAAGCGTTCGAGCCACCCCAAGAAGAGCCGCTGTGCTTCGAAGTGGCTCTGGTGA